TTCGTGGTCGGGCATGTGATCGGCACTGTCCTGCTCGGGATCGCGATCTGGCGTTCCCGGATCGTCGGCCGCTGGGCGGCGCTGGCGGTCGCGGTCTCGCAGCCGGTCCACTTCGTCGCCGCGGTCGTCGTCAGTAGTCACCTGCTGGACCTGATCGGCTGGGGACTGCAGGCTGTGGGGTTCGCCGCGGTGGGGTGGGCGATCCTCCGGATGCGCGACGACGAGTGGCAGCCGTCGTCCTGACCGACACGATCAGGACGGCGGACAGGACAAGCGCCCCACCGAGCCATTGCGGCCCGGTGAGGTGCTCGCCGAACACCACGGTCGCGGCGACCACCGTCACCACCGGTTCGAAGATCGACAGGATCGAGGTGACGGACGGTCCGACCCGGGCCATCCCGGCGAAAAACAACAGGATCGCGGCGACCGTACTGATCAACGCCACCCCGAGCAGCCACACCCAGCCGATCGGCGCGAAGCCGAAACTGGTGCCACCACGGACGAAACTCAGCAGTACGTACGTCCCGAACGCGCCGGTGCAGACCAATGCGGTGAGGGCCAGCGGCGGCAGCTTGAGTGAATCGCCGACGAGGATGTACGCGGTGTAAACGATTGGTGCACCCAACGCCAAAAGTACGCCCTGCAAGTCGAATCGCGCGCCGAGCGCTCCGCTGAGTACGAGACCGATGCCGAGCAACGCGGTCGCCAGCGCGAGCACTCGGCGGCGTGACGCGGTCTCGCGGCGGAGCAGGATAGCCGTACCCATGACGAGGATCGGGTACAGGTACAGGATCAGTGCGACGAGTGAAGCGTCGATTCGGGCGAGGGCGGAGAAGTACAGCGCGGACTGGGCGGCGTACCCGATCGCGCCCATGCCGATGCCGGTGAGTACTGCCCGGCGGGGCAGACCGCGCAGGGCGCCGCGGGCCAGCGCGATTGTCAGGAGGAGCGCGCCGGCCACGCCGAAGCGGACGAGTAACAGCGCGTCGACCGACACCCCCGCGTCGTACGCGAGTTTGCCGAAGACGGCCATCACCCCGAAGGCGGCGGCGGAGAACAGACAGAAGAGGCGTCCCACGAAATAGATGGTCGGACCAGTAGAACGTTCACGTCTATCGCAGCTTCTCGGACGATATTGTGAAGCTAAGCTGAACAACCAGCCGAACTGGAGCCGGGAGAGGTGCGGCGGTGATTGATCTGCATCGGTTGCGGTTGCTTCGGGAAGTGCACGGGCGTGGGACCGTGCATGGCGCGGCGCGGGCGCTCGGGTACTCGCCGAGTGCGATCTCGCAGCAGTTGGCCGTTCTCGAGCGGGAGGCTGGTACGCGGCTGCTGGAACGCGTTGGCCGGAATGTGCGGCTGACGGCGGCCGGTGAGGTGCTGGTACGGCATGCGAGCGTGCTCTTGGAGGGGGTTGAGGCGGCCGAGGCGGAGCTTGCCGCGGTGGCGGCGGGGCGGGTGGCGGGGGTGGTGCGGATCGCGTCGTTCCAGTCGGCGTTCATTCGGGTGGTCGCGCCGGCGATTCGTAGGTTGGCCGGTACGCATCCGGAGATCCGGGTCGAGGCGTCGGAGCTGGAGGTCGAGCAGGCGGCGCCGGCGTTGCGGTTGCAGCAGCTGGACGTGATGGTCGGCGACGAGTACGACGGGCAGCCGCGTGCTGTTCATGCGGATCTGCGGCGGGAACAACTGCTTCGGGAACAGATTCGGATCGTGCTGCCTGCGGATCATCCGGAGGCGACGGCGGAGCGGGTGCCGCTCGTGAACCTGCGTGAGCTTGCTTGGGCCGCGTGTCAGCCGGGGACGGGGCATCGTGAGATGACCGTGCGGGTGTGCCGGGAGCTCGGTGGTTTCGAGCCGGACGTGCGGTACAGCTCGGACGACTTCCTGATCCTGCTGGAGCTGGTGCGTACGACCGGCGCCGTTGCGCTGCTGCCGGATCTCGTTATCGGTGCCGGTGGTGAACGCGCGTCCGGGGCCAAGCAGGTGCGGCACGAGCCGGGCATCGCCGTACGCCGGCCGGCCGAAGGGGAGGTCGCCAGAGGAGTGTTCCTGCTGACCCGCCGAACCCGAACCCCAGCCGTCGCCGCGGTAGCCGACGCCCTGACCGCGGCCGCCCGGCCCGCACCACCAGAGCCGACGCCTTAACCACAGTGCACTGGCCAGACCACCAGAGCCGACGCGCTTGACCGAGTGCACTGGTCAGACCATGAGATCCGACGCGCTTGACTGCGGTGCACTGGTCAGACGGCCCAGGGCCCGCGCGCTTGACCGAGTGCACTGGTCGGACCACGGGAGCGGGCCGGCTTGGCCGCGGTGCACTGGTCGGACCCCCGGGTTGATGGGCGGGTCGCTCCTCGCCGGGGATTGACGAAAGGGGGTGGGCTTGGGAAGGTCAAGGTGAACGGGCGAGTCTGGGGGGAGGGCTGGGTGCCCGTCGGGGATTCAGACGCTCTGGGGTGACGTTTTCGCGCTGCACTCGACGGCGGTCACCGGTCTGCACGGCGTGCGGCGTACGCACGGCCGGTCTGCGACAGGCGACGGTTCGGGGAGCGGACATGAGCGCGATCGAGAGCCTCCGGGAACGGGTCCGGGGTCAGGTTCTGACGGTGGGTGACGAGGGGTACGACGTGGCGCGCCACGTCAACAACGCGATGCACGACAAGCGGCCGCAGGTGATCATCCGGTGCGAGAACGCCGGTGACGTGATGGCCGGGATCGACTACGCGCGGCAGCACGAGCTGGAGCTTGCGGTCCGTGGTGGCGGGCACAGCGTGCCCGGGTTCGGCACCGTCGACGACGGTCTGGTGATCGACCTGAGCGGGATGCGGTTCGTCCGCGTCGATCCGACCACCCGGACGGCACGGGCCGGCGGCGGCGCGACCTGGGGCGACTTCAACGCGGCGACGCATGCCTTCGGGCTGGCGACGACCGGCGGGATCATTTCGACCACCGGTGTCGGTGGGCTGACGCTGGGCGGCGGGATCGGCTACCTGGCCCGCGGGCTCGGGCTGTCCTGCGACAACCTGGTCTCCGCGGACGTGGTGACCGCGGACGGGAAGTTCGTGATCGCGAGCGAGAAGGAGCACGAGGACCTGTTCTGGGCCTTGCGCGGTGGCGGCGGCAACTTCGGCGTGGCGACCGCGCTGGAATTCCGGCTGGCGCCGTTGTCGATGGTGTACGGCGGGCCGATGTTCTTCGAGTTGTCCGACGCGACCGCCGTACTCACCGGGTTCCGGGAGTTGATCAAGGACGCGCCGGAGCAACTCGGCGGTTTCCCGGCGTTCCAGATCGCGCCGCCGCTGCCGTTCATTCCGGAGAATCGGCACGGTGAACCGTTCGTGGCGATCGTCGGTTGCTGGGCCGGTGATCTGGACGCGGGCGAGGCACAGCTGTCGAAGTTCCGGGAGTTCGCGCCGGTGGTCGCGGAGATGATCGGCCCGATGCCGTACCCGGCGATCAACTGTGCGTTCGACGCGCTCGTACCGCCTGGGCTGCAGCACTACTGGAAGGCGAACTTCGTCACCGAGCTGACCGACGACGCGATCCAGGCGCATCTGCGGCACGCGCCCGGCCTGCCGGCGGTGAACTCGACCGTGCACATCTACCCGATCAGCGGCGCCTGCCACCGGGTCACCGCCGACGGCACCGCGTTCGCGTACCGGGACGCGAACTTCGCGACCGTGATCGCCGGCATGTGGCCGGATCCGGCCGACAACGAGTCGGCGATCTCGTGGGTACGGTCGTACTACGACGACATCGCGCCGCACTCCGAGGCCGGTGGCTACATCAACTTCATGGCCGGTGACGATCAGGGCCGGATCCGGGACAACTACCGGCAGAACTACGACCGGCTGGCGGAGGTCAAGCGCCGGTACGACCCGGACAACCTGTTCCACCTGAACCAGAACATCGTGCCTTAGGCAACTACCTGTGCGGCCGGTACGACGTCGTACCGGCCGCGCCAGGTCATGCCTTCGGCGCGAGCTTGTGCACGACGATGCCGGACTTGAACGTCGTCGTTCCGAGCAGCTCGAGGTGGGTCGGTTCGATGCCGGAACCCTGCAGCATGGTCTCGCCGTCGGCGAGTACCGGAAAGATCCAGAAGTGGTACTCGTCGACCAGCTTGTGCTCCAGCAGCGTCTTGGAGAACTCGCCGGTGCCGTACTTGATCAGGTCGCCGCCGTCGGACGCCTTGAGCTTCCGGACCGCCTCGGCCGCGTCGCCTTCGAGCGGCTGCGCGTTCCACTTGAACTCGGTGAGCGTACGAGTGGCGACGTACTTGGGCATCGCGTTGAACTGGTCGGCGAACGGGTCACCGGCGCGGGAAAGCCAGGCGTCGGCGAATCCCTCGTAGGTGACCCGGCCGAGTACCTGTGCCTCGACGCCCTCCATCAGGGCGGCGTTGTAGGCCATGTGCTCGTCGTCCCAGTACGGCGGGCTCCAGTTCTGCGGTGCGTCGATGGCGCCGTTCAGGGTCATGAAGGTGGACTCGATCAGCTTCCTCATGGTGCTTTCCTCTCAGGTTTTTCTACGGCTTCAAGGTCGGTACGGGCGCCGGGTGCGGGCGTCCTGTAGTGCTGCCGCCCACCAGACGAGCTGGTCGAGCATGACTTTGGCTTCCGCCTCGTACCCGGCGGACGGTTTGGGCCAGCCGCCGTCGGCGGTGAACTGCTCCCAGTAGCAGGGCAGGGTCACGGTGTTCCGGATGGTGACGGCCTGGAGCTCGGTGAAGATCTGGCGCAGCTGGGCGGTGGCCAGGCAGCCGCCGCCTTCCCGGCCGTAGCTGATGATCGCGACCGGCTTGGCGTGCCACTCCTCGTAGTACCAGTCCAGTGCGGTCTTGAGCGCTGCCGGGAAGCTGCTGTTGATCTCCGGTGTGACCACGGCGAACGCGTCCGCCGCCGCCAGCCTCGGTGCAAGTAGCTCGACGCTGCGGGGCACCTCGTCGTCGGTGTCGGGCAGGGTGGCCGGGAGGCCTGCCGTGGCCAGGTCGACCAGGTCGACGTCGAACTGCTTCGCGGCCTGGTGTGCGAGCCAGTGCGCCACTGTCGGGCCGAACCGGCCACGCCGGGTGCTGCCGATGATCACTGCCAGTCGCATCATCCGTCCTCCTTCCGTCTGGTTCACACTCTGCCGGAGTGGGTTTACGGTTTCTTTCCGGTGCTTTGCCGTGCAGCCGGAATAGGGTGCGGGCATGCGTTTCGGGGTGCTGGGACCGGTGACGGCGTGGACGGACGCGGGCACGCCGGTAGTAGTGCAGGGGCTGAAGGTACGTGCGCTGCTGGCGGACCTGCTGGTGCACGAAGGGCAGCCGGTACCGGCGGACCGGCTGATCGACGACCTGTGGGGCTCCGACCTACCCGGAAACCCGGCTGGGACGCTGTCCGCGAAGGTGTCCCAGCTACGGCGTGCTTTCGAGGATGCCGAGCCAGGTAGTCGGGCCCTGGTGCAGTCTGGTCCGGCTGGGTACTCGCTGGCTGTTTCCAGTGCTGACTGTGACGCACTGCGGTTCAGCGAGCTGGTGACTGCGGGTGCGGTGGACGCGGCGCTCGCGTTGTGGCGCGGTCCGGCGTACGCGGACTTTGCTGACTACGCGTTCGTCGAGACGGCTGTGGCGCGGCTAACTGAACTGCGGCTCGCTGCGGTGGAGCGGGCGGACCTGCCAGTGGCTGAGCTTGGTGCGCTGGTCAAAGCGCATCCGTTGCGGGAAGGCATCCGCGCTTCGTACATGAGGGCGCTTTACCGGGCTGGTCGGCAGACGGAGGCTCTGGAGAGTTTTGACGAGCTGCGGGAGATGCTGCTGGCGGAGCTCGGCCTTGATCCCGGTCCGGCGCTGGTGGAGCTTCAGCAGTCGATTCTGACGCAGGAGCTGCCACAGGCGCGTAGCAACCTTCCGGCCCAGTTGACTGAGCTGGTTGGGCGTACTGACGCTCTGACTGAGATCGACGCCTGTCTGGTGTCTTCGCGACTGGTGACGCTCACTGGTCCAGGTGGTGTCGGCAAGACCCGCCTTGCGCTTGCCGCCGGCGCACTGGCCGCGGACCGGTTTGCTGACGGGGTTGTACTGGTCGAGCTGGCCGCAGTGACTCCGGACGCGCTATCGGTGCAGGATGCACTGACTGACGC
The genomic region above belongs to Kribbella solani and contains:
- a CDS encoding EamA family transporter, whose protein sequence is MGRLFCLFSAAAFGVMAVFGKLAYDAGVSVDALLLVRFGVAGALLLTIALARGALRGLPRRAVLTGIGMGAIGYAAQSALYFSALARIDASLVALILYLYPILVMGTAILLRRETASRRRVLALATALLGIGLVLSGALGARFDLQGVLLALGAPIVYTAYILVGDSLKLPPLALTALVCTGAFGTYVLLSFVRGGTSFGFAPIGWVWLLGVALISTVAAILLFFAGMARVGPSVTSILSIFEPVVTVVAATVVFGEHLTGPQWLGGALVLSAVLIVSVRTTAATRRRASGGSPTPPRRTPQPAVPSRSGPAGDY
- a CDS encoding LysR substrate-binding domain-containing protein, translated to MIDLHRLRLLREVHGRGTVHGAARALGYSPSAISQQLAVLEREAGTRLLERVGRNVRLTAAGEVLVRHASVLLEGVEAAEAELAAVAAGRVAGVVRIASFQSAFIRVVAPAIRRLAGTHPEIRVEASELEVEQAAPALRLQQLDVMVGDEYDGQPRAVHADLRREQLLREQIRIVLPADHPEATAERVPLVNLRELAWAACQPGTGHREMTVRVCRELGGFEPDVRYSSDDFLILLELVRTTGAVALLPDLVIGAGGERASGAKQVRHEPGIAVRRPAEGEVARGVFLLTRRTRTPAVAAVADALTAAARPAPPEPTP
- a CDS encoding FAD-binding oxidoreductase translates to MSAIESLRERVRGQVLTVGDEGYDVARHVNNAMHDKRPQVIIRCENAGDVMAGIDYARQHELELAVRGGGHSVPGFGTVDDGLVIDLSGMRFVRVDPTTRTARAGGGATWGDFNAATHAFGLATTGGIISTTGVGGLTLGGGIGYLARGLGLSCDNLVSADVVTADGKFVIASEKEHEDLFWALRGGGGNFGVATALEFRLAPLSMVYGGPMFFELSDATAVLTGFRELIKDAPEQLGGFPAFQIAPPLPFIPENRHGEPFVAIVGCWAGDLDAGEAQLSKFREFAPVVAEMIGPMPYPAINCAFDALVPPGLQHYWKANFVTELTDDAIQAHLRHAPGLPAVNSTVHIYPISGACHRVTADGTAFAYRDANFATVIAGMWPDPADNESAISWVRSYYDDIAPHSEAGGYINFMAGDDQGRIRDNYRQNYDRLAEVKRRYDPDNLFHLNQNIVP
- a CDS encoding dihydrofolate reductase family protein, encoding MRKLIESTFMTLNGAIDAPQNWSPPYWDDEHMAYNAALMEGVEAQVLGRVTYEGFADAWLSRAGDPFADQFNAMPKYVATRTLTEFKWNAQPLEGDAAEAVRKLKASDGGDLIKYGTGEFSKTLLEHKLVDEYHFWIFPVLADGETMLQGSGIEPTHLELLGTTTFKSGIVVHKLAPKA
- a CDS encoding NADPH-dependent FMN reductase gives rise to the protein MMRLAVIIGSTRRGRFGPTVAHWLAHQAAKQFDVDLVDLATAGLPATLPDTDDEVPRSVELLAPRLAAADAFAVVTPEINSSFPAALKTALDWYYEEWHAKPVAIISYGREGGGCLATAQLRQIFTELQAVTIRNTVTLPCYWEQFTADGGWPKPSAGYEAEAKVMLDQLVWWAAALQDARTRRPYRP